The following DNA comes from Candidatus Margulisiibacteriota bacterium.
AATGGGGTATTCTCTGCGCGGCGCAGCACAGGACATTGCCTTTTATGGACAGCCTGCTGGCGGCGACGGCGCGCGCGCATCGACTGATCCTCGTGACCCGTAACGCGCGGGATTTTCAAGGTCTGGATGTCGATGTGCTGGATCCCTGGGAAAGCTAGGGATAGCTTATGCTTATGATATAATTCAATTCACCTATGGAATTAAAATTAAATGAATTAAAAAGAGCTGTAGCTGCTTTGCAGCGGGCGATCGAGATAACACAAAAAATAGAAGCCAATCCCGCCGCAGAGCCAGCTGAAAAAGAAACCTTGCGTGCTGGCGTGATACAGGCTTTCGAGTTTTCCTATGAATTGTGCTGGAAAATGCTTAAACGCTGGCTGGAAATCAATGTCAGCCCGGATATTGTCGCCGGAATAGTACGCGTAGAGCTTTTTAGGCGCGGCGCGGAAAATTTATTGATTGACGATGTTTTGAAATGGCTGGAGTTTCACGAGGCGCGGAACAAAACTTCGCATCTATACGCTATAAAAACGGCGGAAGCTGTTTACCAAAAAGCAGTGGAGTTTTTGCCGTATGCGCAGGCTTTGCTGGAAAGACTGGAGAAACGCCGGTGATCGCGGTAAGCGAGGATGAGAAACGGCTCATTCAGGATATTTTGCGTCGGCATGTGCCGCAGGCCGAAGTGAGGGTTTTTGGCTCGCGGCAGAAAGGCGGACACAAAAATCATTCGGATTTAGACCTGGCGCTGGTCGGCGATTTTGACGATGGGAGCCTGTCCGCTCTGCGCTGTGAATTTGAGGAATCCCGCCTGCCCTACCGGGTGGATGTGCTGGATTATCGTGCGCTCTCCACGGAATTTCGCCAAATAGTAGATACCGAGTATACGCTTTTTCCTCTGTAAACCTTACGCCAAATTGGTCGCTGAGAGCCTGTGGGAGTGTTCGTAGACGCTACGTATCCGCAAAGGATACAGGCTCACCGTCCACCGCTCCCTGACTGTAAGCCCGTTAGGGAGCTTGTCGAAGTCTGGTGGCCGAGCTTCGGACGGTGAGCGGAGTCGAACCGTCGAAT
Coding sequences within:
- a CDS encoding nucleotidyltransferase substrate binding protein, which codes for MELKLNELKRAVAALQRAIEITQKIEANPAAEPAEKETLRAGVIQAFEFSYELCWKMLKRWLEINVSPDIVAGIVRVELFRRGAENLLIDDVLKWLEFHEARNKTSHLYAIKTAEAVYQKAVEFLPYAQALLERLEKRR
- a CDS encoding nucleotidyltransferase domain-containing protein produces the protein MIAVSEDEKRLIQDILRRHVPQAEVRVFGSRQKGGHKNHSDLDLALVGDFDDGSLSALRCEFEESRLPYRVDVLDYRALSTEFRQIVDTEYTLFPL